The window gtggagaagcagacgggcgcttctcctgtgtgccctggccaggaatcgaacccaggactcctgcacgccaggccgacgctctaccgctgagccaaccggccagggccacaagtggAACCATTTTGGGCTGTGGTTCTCTCTTTCATACTGGTTTTCAGCAGTAATTGCCCGGCACTCGTGTCTACCAGAAGACATATATGAAAATGCTTAGCACTTTTATTTATAATGGCCAAACCCTAGAAACAATGTAgatgtccatcagctgatgaatggatGAACAGATTATGGAAGAGATCTACGGTGGACTGTCACTCAGCAACAAAAAGTAAGAAGACGGGAGCCTGTGACATGGGTTCTCACTGACCTAACGATAGAGaccagaaacagacagacacatACTGTGGTGACATCAGTCAGAGCAGCGTGTCCCTGAGAGTGGAGTGGGGCACTGACTGGAAAGGGAAACTTCTGGGGTATTGGTCATTTTTGATCTCTCAATCTGGATGGTAGTTAACATAGATTTACACAGGCATGTAAAAACTGAGTAGTAACTTTAAGATTTGTGcacttttagccctggccggttggctcagcggtagagcgtcggcctggcgtgcaggagtcccgggttcgattcccggccagagcacacaggagaagtgcccatctacttctccacccctccccgtctccttcctctctgtctctctcttcccctcccgcagccaaggctctattggagcaaagttggcccgggcgctgaggatggctctgtggcctctgcctcaggcgctagagtggctccagttgcaacagagcaacgccccagataggcagagcatcgccccctggtgggcaagccgggtggatcctggtcgggcgcatgcgggagtctgactgcctcccgtttctaacttcagaaaaatacaaaaaaaacccaaaaaacttataaaaaagatTTGTGcacctttgccctggctgggtagttcagttggttagagtgtcatctttttttattattattatttttagagaagagagagagacagagagggagagagaggagagagagacagagagagagaaggggggaggagcaggaagcatcaactcccatatgtgccttgaccaggcaagcccagggtttcgaactggcgacctcagcatttccaggttgatgctttatccactgcgccaccacaggtcaggctagagtgtcatcttgatacatcaaggttgcaggttcactccctggttagggcacaaacAGAATTCAaccaaccaggcggtggtgcagtggatagagtgtcaatctgagatgctgaggatccaggttcgaaaccccaaggttgctggcttgagtgccagctcatctggcttgactgtaggctcaccagcttaagctcagggtcactagcttgagtgtggggtcgccggcttgagcatgggattctagacgtgaccccatggtctcttccttgagcccaaaggtcagtggttGAAGTCCAAGGTCGTTAGCTTCAGCCCAaagcctctggcttgagcaagggctcactgacttggctggagcccccttcccagcccttcagtcaaggcacatatgagaagcaatcaatgaacaactaaagtgatgcaactacaagttgacggttctcatctctcacccttcctcccgccctcccccttctctctctctaaaaaaaaaatcaaccaatgaatgcataaataagtggaacaacaaatagttGTTTcgctttccttctcctttcctctctctaaaaatcaataaaataacataaaaatatgtgtGCACTTTTACTGCATGTATATTACATGCAGTATTACATgtatatcaagaaaaaataaatagtaaaattcaTGGGTCTCACCCCCAGAGTGTCTTAATGGATCTGGGGCGTGACCTGGatgaatggatttttttaaaaacctcccaaGAGATGAGACCAAACCCCTggaagcccctccccccactgctctGAATTCTGTCTCCCTGCCCCTGACATTGGCCCCAGCAGGAAGGCCCACTGCTGAGGGGCAGCCTAAGCAACGGGGGAAGCCACAGGCTGCAGTCAGAGTCCAGCGCCTTCATTTCTcacctctgtgaccttgggcaagacacAGCTATTTCTCTAAACCTCAGCTCTGTTATGTTTTGGGGggtgttgtgtgtatgtgtatggtcTGTAACTAACACATGGCAGGTGATAACACCTATATTTCATGCACAGTGTAGGGTGGAAGTGATAAAAATGGGGTTGGTCTTTATAGAGGTAATCTCTTTGGCCCTgtatggttggctcagtggtagagcgttggcccagtgtgtggatgtcctgggttcaattcccagtgggggcacacaggagaatcaaccatttgcttctccacccctccgccttcCCCTTCTCTATCTTCTCCTCTTGGTTCAATGCGATGGTTCAatgctcaattggttcgagcacatctgcccagagagctgaggatggctctatggagcctcagcctcaggcactaaaaatagctaggttgtaagcatggccctatatgggcagagcatcagccccagatcgGGGTTGcagtgtggatcctggtcggggtgcatgagggagtctgcctctctatctcccctaaaAAGttctcatctaaaaataaatattctgtaaACATGTTATGAATACTTACTTTTTTTGAATTGTGGTAAAATAATacccataacataaaatttactatcttaaccatttttaagtgctaAGTAATTCACATTGTTGTTCAATCGATCGCCAGAACTCTTCCCATCTTGTAAAACTGAtgaatactaatttttaaatgatgaaaccacaaaaacacttgcaGGAAGTACAGGTGCATATTTATATAATCAGGAGGTGtggagtgacttttttttttctttacagagacagagtcagagagagggatagacaggaacagagagatgagaagcatcaatcattagtttttcgttgcacattgcgacaccttagttgttcattgattgctttctcatatgtgccttgaccgcgggccttcagcagactgagtaaccccttgcttgagccagcgaccttgggtccaagctggtgagcttttgctcaaaccagatgagcccgtgcttaagctggcgacctcggggtctcgaacctgggtcctctgcatcccagtccgacgctctatccactgcgccaccgcctggtcaggctggagtgaCTTTTTAAAGCATCGTTCCAAAGTCTGAAACCATAAAGATctggaaataaagaaatgtaaaacttCATCAAAATACCACGAACATCAAGACAAATGTAAAATTAGAGGAAAGTCTTGAAAAATATATGACAAAGAGTTAATAGCTTTGATATGTCAAGAATGAATTCAAAGCAATGGTAAAAAAAACTCTTGAGTAAGAAAACAGGTAATGGAAATGAACAATTTATAGAAGGAACACAAAcgcctaaaaagaaaagaaaaaaaatggtgaatCACAGAAGCAAtcaagaaaagcaaattaaaagagCAATGAGATTAGTATGTACTTTGCTACTACTCAACAACTACACTTCCAGGAatttattctaaatgaaatattgggCCAGGGTGCAGAAGTGTGTGGGCATTGTTACTTTTATACAGCAAAGCATTTAATATACATCCAATCATAGTGTTGATTAAACTATTCATCAGTGGACTGTTATATAATAATTACAATTGTTGTTattaataaacatgaaaagagattCATAATGTATTGGCaagcagaaacaaaacaaaataacaaaatcagGTCACCAAACATATAGTATAGGTACAAAACatcccatttttgtttttttaaaaaaaggtgtgtgtgtgtgtgtatatacctTTGCTTGGGTGCATAAGAGTTtggaagaatacaatatataccAATATGTTAATAGTGATTATCCTTGGCTGATAGGATTGTTCTTAGTCtttcatgtattttattattattactttgtaTGTTCTCGCTTTCCCGCTCAAAGCGCATGTATTACTTGCATAATACGCAATTAAATTATCGGTGGTAATCAAGAAGTAGAGTGTCTCTTAAGGGCCTGCCTGCCCGAACATAAACACCACCGTTCACTGACAAAGCACAGGCGCTCAGAAGCTCCGGGCACCGGTTCCCACTTGCCAGTGTCCACCAGGCGGTCAGGTTCGCGGCTTGCGCGAAGCCGAACTGTCTCAGGCACCGACGAGGACACCCCAGGCAGCGCACGGGTCCTgacgggagggggcggggcacgCCAGCCCGGAAGAGAcgccgcgccgcgccgcgccgcgcATGCTCCTTCCTTTCCAGCCCCGGCTCCGGACGCAGTGGCCGTCGAGGTTAGTTCTTCGGAAGTACGGGTTCGATCGGCCTCCATCCTGGGCCCTGTCGCCGCCGTAGTTGCCGTGCTTCCCCGGGGTCAGGGTGGGGAGACCCCTCTCCCGCTGCCCGCATGCCCATTTCTGAGCAGTGAGGGGGCCAGGGGCGCACTTTTGGGGGGATAGTGGGACGGTGTTGGCGAAGATTGACGTCCCGATGGCCGGAGGGCCAAGGAGGTGGGGCTGGAGTCCTTGCGTGGCGGAGTTTGTGGGCGACATTGGGGGGGACTGCGCCGCGCTTGCACGCTTTTCGGAGAAGGTCCCCCCCTTACTCCCAGTGGCCTCCTTGCTTGGCCCTGGAACTTCAGtttggggggagaggggcaggaaacGGGGATGCGGAGGTCTTAGCTCTTCGGCGTGGGGGGTCAGCGGCCTGTCCTGACCCCTCCCTGCGTACCTGCAAGTGCCGCCGCGCCGTTCCGCACCTGGGCGCAGCTGTTGATGCTCCCCGATACCCGGAGAGGGCGGGCTCCCAGTTTGGGGCCCAGTACGTGCCCGTTTTGTTGGGACGTCCTGCCAGGTTTTTTTCTTCTCACCTCAAGTGTTGTCCGGACTGGACAGAGGAGGGAGCTGGCACTTGGTGGATGTTCCTCTACGGGGTTTGACTTTCTCCTTCCTGCGTGTTTTCTCTGCGTTTTAGTGTTTGGGGGGTTTCACCCCTTTGGGCGGTGATCTTGTGTGGTGGTTTTGGGGTCACGAACTCGGTTCCTGAGCTCATGGACGTTTGCTGAGATCTGCTCTCTTTGGTGACCGCCCTCTCCCCTTGCAGATGTTGATGCCCAAGAAGAACCGGATTGCCATTTATGAACTCCTTTTTAAGGAGGGGGTGATGGTGGCCAAGAAGGATGTGCATATGCCTAAACACCCCGAGCTGGCGGACAAGAACGTGCCCAACTTGCACGTCATGAAGGCCATGCAGGTAGCCcgggaagggggtggaggtggaggggctTTTCCAGTGCCGCTGTTGGAGGCAAGAGTCCAAGGAGCAGTCAGGACAGCCAGAGCTTCCTGCGGCCTTGGAGGGCTGTAGGGTCCAGACATCGTGAGAACTCATGTGCTACAGGGTTTAGCTTCCCTCGGCACAGCGTCTGTCTGTAGTTTCAGACCTCTACTTACGTCTCAACAGTAGTTTTCTGTCTTGCAGTCTCTCAAGTCGCGTGGCTACGTGAAGGAACAGTTTGCCTGGAGACATTTCTACTGGTACCTTACCAACGAGGGCATCCAGTATCTCCGCGACTACCTCCACCTGCCCCCCGAGATCGTGCCTGCCACCCTGCGCCGCAGCCGGCCGGAGACCGGCAGGCCCAGGCCCAAAGGTACGCCACCCAAATAAATGCCCCCGGCGGCGGGCTCTGCGCCTGCCCCTCTGGGAGCAGGGGTGTCTGAATAGCtgggttctgtgtgtgtgtggggggggggggacagaagtGGTTTTGTAATACATCATTGGTGTCAGCTGTAGGGGGACTCTGGTATATAGGACCTTGGGTCAAGTCCTGGAACCTTTGTCCCCTACCTTGAGCCACAGGTTATCCCCGGAAGTGGCATTAAACACAGCCTATTAGTCTGGTCAGACACATGTGGTGGAACACTGAGTAACTTTTCCAGGGAAATCCCAGTGTGGAAGGGGATGCTTCTTTGGGGGCAGGGGGATTATCACCTGGCTCAAGTTGCATTTTTGTCCAGCTTGTGGTTTCCCTTTCCATAGGTTCTGAAGACACTGGTCATGAGAACCTTTGTAGAAGCGGTTTATGGGCGTGGGTGATGAGGTGCGGTGGTTCCCGTACACAGAGGACCGTCAGACTGTCCGGGTTCCCCTGCAGAGGCTTCTCGGAGCTCAGGAGTCTTTTTGCGAGTGCTCCCTAGGGGTTCTGGTGGATAAGTGGGGATGTGTATGCCTGGAGCACAGGGTCTCCGCTGCGGCTTGGAATCACTTGGATTTGCCATTGTCTGTCATGCCCCACAGACTTGATTCCGCAGGCCTGTGCGGGGCCAGCGTTTATTTTAGCCACTCACTTCAGGCTTGGTTTTATCTCTTCGTTAAAAAAGAATGGTTTGTTCCTTAACCATGTGGACTCTAGATAAGGTCCAAGGTAACTGGGTAGATTCAGCTTCCAGTGTGTTTGAGAACATTCTTAGGGTACCTTTTAAAGTCTGTCTTAACATATCCAGTGTGTGAAGG is drawn from Saccopteryx leptura isolate mSacLep1 chromosome 1, mSacLep1_pri_phased_curated, whole genome shotgun sequence and contains these coding sequences:
- the LOC136387682 gene encoding small ribosomal subunit protein eS10, producing the protein MLMPKKNRIAIYELLFKEGVMVAKKDVHMPKHPELADKNVPNLHVMKAMQSLKSRGYVKEQFAWRHFYWYLTNEGIQYLRDYLHLPPEIVPATLRRSRPETGRPRPKGLEGERPARLTRGEADRDTYRRSAVPPGADKKAEAGAGSATEFQFRGGFGRGRGQPPQ